Proteins co-encoded in one Parcubacteria group bacterium genomic window:
- a CDS encoding elongation factor Ts has product MKDLIQKIRNQTGAGIMDIKEALEAAGGDEEAAKKELADKGKAMVEKRAGRVAGEGWIGSYVHQNGKIAALVKLACETDFVARNSDFRELAHDLAMHVAASDPWYVRSDEVPEGEEVGAERILLSQAFIKDSSKTIQDLVEAATAKIGEKIEIAGFSRMEI; this is encoded by the coding sequence ATGAAAGATCTCATCCAAAAAATCAGGAACCAAACCGGCGCCGGCATCATGGACATCAAAGAGGCCCTGGAAGCCGCGGGGGGCGATGAAGAAGCCGCGAAGAAAGAGCTCGCGGATAAGGGCAAGGCAATGGTTGAAAAGCGCGCCGGGCGCGTTGCGGGCGAGGGCTGGATCGGCTCCTACGTGCACCAGAACGGGAAGATCGCGGCCCTGGTCAAGCTTGCCTGCGAGACGGATTTTGTGGCGCGCAACTCGGATTTCCGGGAGCTCGCGCACGACCTTGCCATGCACGTTGCCGCAAGCGACCCCTGGTACGTACGTTCGGACGAGGTGCCCGAGGGCGAGGAAGTCGGCGCGGAGCGCATCCTGCTCTCCCAGGCGTTCATCAAGGACAGCTCAAAGACTATCCAGGATCTCGTGGAAGCGGCCACCGCAAAAATCGGCGAGAAGATTGAGATTGCCGGATTTTCCCGAATGGAAATATAG
- the purL gene encoding phosphoribosylformylglycinamidine synthase, whose translation MSSIVRLFRTMSGVPDFEECFCIGIATAGLDVRRLLGLEEFLQELPGHCVHPESVFKPGERVGMVGPKPMFQTALSSSRVSALRECGYGEVFRVECFRRYRAPQDCDPQEFLAARFDRMTECIYPDYITALESGAAPEPVQVVPVLSEGVAAIERVSTKLGLGMDARDLQHVCELFRRTLKRNPTDVELFQIAQLASDHSRHRRWGAKVILDGQEMPYTLMGLVREPYRLKPGSSRIGFKDNASAIVIGEVTWFVPARPGHPSHYATVHVYANGTCTVETHNHPTMFCPYPGAATGIGGCYRDGFAVGRGGLILFSSAGFSTQDLCIPGHTLPWENPGAAPIAGAAQALQIMREAPAGTWDYGNRTGIPVLYGFTRTVQLDLGGQRWGYGKTLMLAGNVGQMNDIHVDKQRAERGMKIIQIGGPAYRIGFGGGTASSQGGGELSRDVAFSSVQRGDAMMGLVTRAAIETCVALGDRNPIASIHDQGAAGPANVNTELVEQAGGRINIRKIRLGDASLSVLVIWGAEYQERYGILIWEDRLDEFCAICEREECPVEILGEVTGDGRIVVEDSSDNTTPVDLPIKEVLSGLPQWVIEDTTPRSLGSPLVLPEMLTIQQAAERVLRLPAVGSKGFQVHRVDRSVGGRVVLQQAIGPYQLPIGDCAVSALSFFDRVGIASSIGEQPTKTMLNSPAGVRMAIAEALLNIAGVAVSRFEDIKMQGNVMWPGTTDGDMVRLYRALDGGVRQFLTALGIVEDGGKDSMSMRAKDAKGRTVKSPHTFVATLYAPVPDVACVVTPDLKLRSGSTLLLLGLDLDAHRLGGSVLAQVYNQLGDECPDVDAEPLRALFCAVQELVRVGIAESWHDRSDGGLFTTLVEMALAGGIGLDVAIPGDVDPIPFLFAEEAGGVVEVRNERLNRALEILARLGVAHSTVAASTEFLDVVITQERRPLFLMSLDKLRKLWEETSFHMNELNVNPDCAEEEYRNPDCWTVPRYLVGFEPKPTAPAVLGAAEKPQVAILRTTGTNGQLEMAAYFHLAGFEAVDVAMSDLAQGRVATLDGFHGVVFPGGFADSDVFGAGRGWALRIQRNTRLHDLFAAFLESEDMFSLGVCNGCQVMAALGWVPFGTMSPDPETQPLFIRNTSEAFESRWSQVRILNSRAIMFRGMEDSVLGIPSAHGEGRLWLPSSAVGEQLWRQQQVAMSYVTPDGHATEQYPYNPNGSHRGWTALCDESGRHVAMMPHPERVPRLYNWQYIPPELKEKLEASPWLRTAQNLYNWCCGN comes from the coding sequence ATGAGTTCCATTGTTCGGCTGTTCCGCACGATGTCCGGAGTTCCGGACTTTGAAGAGTGCTTCTGCATCGGCATCGCCACGGCTGGGCTGGATGTCCGGCGCCTGCTGGGCCTGGAAGAATTTCTTCAGGAGCTTCCGGGCCACTGCGTGCACCCGGAGAGTGTGTTCAAGCCCGGGGAGCGGGTCGGCATGGTGGGCCCCAAGCCCATGTTCCAGACCGCTTTGAGTTCAAGCAGGGTCAGCGCTCTGCGGGAGTGCGGATATGGCGAAGTATTCCGCGTGGAATGCTTCCGCCGCTACCGCGCGCCGCAGGACTGTGATCCGCAGGAGTTTCTGGCCGCGCGCTTTGACCGCATGACCGAGTGCATCTACCCGGACTACATCACTGCGCTTGAGTCCGGCGCCGCACCCGAGCCCGTGCAGGTTGTCCCAGTGCTATCGGAAGGGGTAGCAGCCATTGAGCGCGTGAGCACCAAGCTGGGGCTGGGCATGGATGCCCGAGACCTTCAGCATGTGTGCGAACTCTTCAGGCGCACCCTCAAGCGGAATCCCACGGACGTAGAGCTCTTCCAGATCGCGCAGCTTGCAAGCGACCACTCGCGGCACCGCAGGTGGGGCGCGAAGGTCATACTGGACGGCCAGGAGATGCCCTACACCCTTATGGGCCTGGTGCGCGAGCCATACCGGCTCAAGCCGGGCTCAAGCAGGATCGGATTCAAGGACAACGCCAGCGCCATTGTGATTGGCGAGGTCACCTGGTTCGTGCCGGCCCGGCCCGGGCATCCCTCGCACTATGCGACTGTTCACGTGTACGCGAACGGCACCTGTACCGTGGAGACCCACAACCATCCCACCATGTTCTGCCCATACCCCGGTGCCGCAACAGGCATCGGGGGCTGCTATAGAGACGGATTTGCCGTGGGCAGAGGCGGCTTAATTCTGTTCTCGTCAGCAGGGTTCAGCACGCAAGACCTGTGCATTCCGGGGCATACACTGCCCTGGGAAAATCCGGGAGCCGCTCCCATTGCCGGAGCTGCGCAGGCTCTGCAGATCATGCGCGAGGCCCCGGCAGGAACATGGGACTATGGCAACAGGACCGGGATTCCGGTACTCTATGGGTTTACGCGCACCGTGCAGCTTGACCTCGGGGGCCAGCGCTGGGGCTACGGAAAAACCCTGATGCTGGCCGGCAACGTGGGCCAGATGAACGACATCCATGTGGATAAGCAGCGCGCGGAGCGCGGCATGAAGATCATCCAGATCGGCGGGCCTGCGTACCGCATTGGCTTTGGCGGCGGAACCGCATCAAGCCAGGGCGGGGGCGAGCTCTCTCGCGATGTGGCATTCAGCTCCGTACAGCGGGGCGATGCCATGATGGGCCTGGTGACGCGCGCGGCCATTGAGACGTGCGTTGCCCTGGGCGACCGCAATCCCATTGCTTCTATTCATGACCAGGGGGCAGCGGGACCGGCAAATGTGAACACCGAACTGGTTGAGCAAGCAGGCGGGCGCATTAACATCCGCAAGATACGGCTGGGAGATGCCTCTCTTTCTGTGCTCGTCATTTGGGGGGCCGAGTACCAGGAGCGGTACGGCATCCTCATTTGGGAGGACCGTTTGGACGAGTTCTGCGCGATCTGCGAGCGGGAAGAATGCCCGGTTGAGATCTTGGGCGAGGTAACCGGAGACGGCAGGATTGTGGTGGAGGATTCCAGCGACAACACCACGCCGGTTGATCTGCCCATCAAAGAAGTACTCTCCGGATTGCCGCAGTGGGTGATTGAGGATACAACACCCCGTTCACTCGGTTCTCCGCTGGTTCTGCCCGAGATGTTGACCATTCAGCAGGCCGCGGAACGCGTGCTCCGGCTGCCTGCGGTTGGTTCCAAGGGTTTCCAGGTGCATCGCGTGGACCGCAGTGTCGGAGGCAGGGTCGTGCTGCAGCAGGCTATTGGCCCGTACCAGCTTCCGATTGGCGACTGCGCGGTTTCCGCCTTGAGCTTTTTCGACAGGGTAGGCATTGCATCCAGCATCGGCGAACAGCCGACGAAGACCATGCTCAATTCCCCCGCAGGCGTACGCATGGCAATTGCCGAGGCCCTGCTCAATATAGCCGGGGTCGCGGTTTCGCGGTTTGAGGACATCAAGATGCAGGGCAATGTGATGTGGCCCGGCACCACGGACGGGGACATGGTGCGCCTGTATCGCGCCCTGGACGGCGGTGTGCGGCAATTCCTCACAGCGCTCGGCATTGTAGAAGACGGCGGCAAGGACTCCATGTCCATGCGCGCCAAAGATGCCAAGGGGCGTACGGTAAAGTCGCCGCATACATTTGTGGCAACTCTGTATGCGCCGGTTCCGGATGTCGCGTGCGTGGTAACACCGGATCTCAAACTCCGATCCGGCAGCACACTACTGCTCTTGGGGCTTGATCTGGACGCGCACCGCTTGGGCGGGTCTGTGCTGGCGCAGGTGTACAACCAGCTTGGGGACGAATGTCCGGACGTTGACGCCGAACCCCTCCGTGCCTTGTTCTGCGCGGTGCAAGAGCTGGTCCGCGTAGGGATCGCCGAAAGCTGGCACGATCGCAGCGACGGCGGGCTGTTTACGACACTGGTAGAGATGGCTTTGGCGGGCGGGATTGGCCTGGATGTGGCTATTCCAGGTGATGTTGACCCAATCCCGTTCCTGTTTGCCGAGGAAGCGGGTGGTGTAGTCGAGGTTCGGAATGAGCGCCTCAACCGCGCGCTTGAAATTCTCGCACGTCTTGGGGTTGCACATAGTACGGTTGCGGCCTCCACAGAGTTTTTGGACGTGGTCATTACCCAAGAGAGGCGGCCGCTCTTCCTGATGTCGTTGGACAAACTGCGGAAACTTTGGGAGGAGACCAGTTTCCACATGAACGAGTTGAACGTCAATCCAGACTGTGCGGAAGAGGAATACCGGAATCCGGACTGCTGGACGGTGCCGCGCTATTTGGTTGGGTTTGAGCCCAAGCCAACCGCTCCGGCGGTGCTTGGGGCGGCAGAGAAGCCCCAAGTTGCCATTCTTCGGACCACAGGCACCAACGGCCAGTTGGAAATGGCCGCGTACTTCCACCTTGCGGGATTTGAGGCAGTGGATGTGGCCATGTCTGATCTGGCTCAAGGCCGCGTGGCGACGCTGGACGGATTCCACGGAGTCGTGTTTCCGGGTGGTTTCGCGGATTCGGACGTCTTCGGCGCCGGGCGCGGATGGGCACTGCGCATCCAGCGCAATACCCGTCTGCACGATCTGTTTGCCGCATTCCTTGAATCGGAGGATATGTTCTCGCTCGGGGTGTGCAATGGCTGCCAGGTCATGGCTGCCCTGGGCTGGGTGCCGTTCGGCACTATGTCCCCGGATCCCGAGACCCAGCCGCTCTTCATCCGCAATACATCGGAAGCCTTTGAGTCACGCTGGTCCCAGGTGCGCATACTCAACAGCCGGGCGATCATGTTCCGTGGCATGGAGGATTCGGTGCTGGGCATTCCTTCGGCGCACGGCGAGGGCAGGCTCTGGCTGCCGAGCTCGGCGGTCGGTGAGCAGCTGTGGAGGCAGCAACAGGTCGCCATGTCCTATGTGACGCCGGACGGGCATGCCACAGAGCAGTATCCGTATAATCCCAATGGATCGCACAGAGGCTGGACCGCCCTGTGCGACGAGTCCGGAAGGCATGTTGCCATGATGCCGCACCCGGAGCGCGTGCCGCGTCTGTACAACTGGCAGTACATTCCGCCAGAGCTCAAGGAGAAGTTGGAGGCTTCTCCGTGGCTCCGTACTGCGCAGAATCTCTACAACTGGTGTTGCGGCAACTGA
- the rpsB gene encoding 30S ribosomal protein S2, whose product MSDQVTIPSLDALLAAGSHYGHTTARWHPKAKPFLFGKRGEIHVIDVAKTREKLAEAAEFVAKLSREGKPVLFVGVKPIARKIAKAQAERCASPYVVNRWIGGMLTNWAAISNMQKRMKRFEDDKASGRLSKYTKYEQLEFTQEYDKLNQDIGGIRSLTSGVPGAVFIVDPKYDKTALAEARKLKVPVIALSDSNVDPSKISHPIPANDDSLKSIELITATIADAVLAGKENVKAE is encoded by the coding sequence ATGTCAGACCAAGTTACCATCCCGTCCCTGGACGCCCTGCTTGCGGCAGGGTCGCACTACGGCCACACCACCGCGCGCTGGCACCCCAAGGCCAAGCCGTTTTTGTTTGGCAAGCGCGGCGAAATCCACGTGATTGACGTTGCCAAGACCCGCGAGAAGCTCGCGGAAGCCGCGGAGTTTGTCGCCAAGCTCTCACGCGAGGGCAAGCCCGTGCTGTTCGTGGGCGTAAAACCCATTGCGCGCAAAATCGCCAAAGCGCAGGCCGAACGCTGTGCGAGCCCGTACGTCGTAAACCGATGGATCGGCGGCATGCTCACCAACTGGGCAGCCATCTCCAACATGCAAAAGCGCATGAAGCGGTTTGAAGACGACAAGGCATCGGGCCGGCTTTCCAAGTATACCAAGTACGAGCAGCTGGAATTTACCCAGGAGTATGATAAACTGAACCAAGACATCGGCGGCATCCGCTCGCTTACGAGCGGCGTGCCCGGGGCCGTGTTCATCGTAGACCCCAAGTATGATAAGACCGCGCTCGCGGAAGCGCGCAAGCTCAAGGTTCCGGTCATTGCCCTGTCCGACTCAAACGTTGATCCCTCAAAAATTTCGCACCCCATCCCAGCAAACGACGACTCGCTCAAATCCATTGAGCTCATCACCGCAACCATCGCCGATGCCGTGCTTGCGGGAAAAGAGAACGTTAAAGCAGAATAA